Proteins from one Methanococcus maripaludis C5 genomic window:
- a CDS encoding ECF transporter S component, whose amino-acid sequence MDDKLNDLKIERDDYKKVLYRYLILLSIGINIVGAHLVLFLNLPAYLDSVGTILAAILMGPIIGAIVGLATHFGLGVILGPVYFHFAIVNGLIGLITGYIFDKYPFNLKTVLVASVIISLMASLMGNTISYIVFSGITGESVDILTEHLLELGFNLFTAVYISGFFSNFLDKLISFAIVFYVIVLLCDKFKLKEFEICRK is encoded by the coding sequence TTGGATGATAAATTAAATGATCTAAAAATCGAACGCGACGACTATAAAAAAGTACTATATCGGTATTTAATACTTCTTTCGATCGGAATTAACATTGTTGGAGCACATTTGGTGCTTTTTTTAAATTTACCTGCTTATTTGGATAGTGTGGGAACAATTCTCGCCGCAATTTTGATGGGGCCAATAATTGGGGCAATTGTAGGTCTTGCAACACATTTTGGTTTAGGGGTAATCCTGGGGCCGGTTTATTTCCATTTTGCAATTGTAAATGGATTAATTGGACTTATTACGGGTTACATATTTGATAAATACCCCTTTAATTTAAAAACAGTTCTTGTAGCATCTGTCATTATTTCATTAATGGCTTCACTAATGGGGAATACCATAAGTTACATTGTATTTTCGGGAATTACTGGTGAATCAGTTGATATTTTAACAGAACATCTGTTAGAACTTGGTTTTAACTTGTTTACTGCTGTATACATATCGGGATTTTTCTCAAATTTCTTGGATAAATTGATTTCATTTGCAATAGTGTTTTATGTAATAGTACTACTATGCGATAAATTCAAACTAAAAGAATTTGAAATATGTAGAAAATAA
- a CDS encoding ATP-binding cassette domain-containing protein: MTVTVENLTKRYGEKVALDNVSFDVKKGDILGIIGKSGAGKTTLIKILRGTESFDEGKIEVSGKTENLREITAIHLQRNFALWAEPAIYNIIRKLYAVRTNSDEGLPVEEEMEEYRKDATEILKLVGLEHKRDAYSNILSGGEKQRLILGRQIAKIYAKNGDGVLLLDEPATMACPASKQILLDVLKNINEKLGVTIIVTSHLPEIHKYLCKSCILIENGKIVMKDTPEKVVDEFLKDMVEKYGRISKPTEKTIVEVENASKRYYVVNGGETLNLKDISFEVKEKEILSILGPSGTGKSVILRLLAGLESPDKGVVKLEGIDLLDFGWDRMNLRRKIGIMHQEFSLAHYLTVNELLKYRLGVKSIETVESAKLKAAELGISPKMVDGLYQLLDLPETEMRNKLDKIGISEMVVRKLFPAKPVEYDANELLDALDLNRETLNKKPTELSGGEKVRVAMALQLVLEPDILLLDEPFGDLDPLTLREVSNYLKKINDTVGTTIIMISHHVDLIKEISDRAILIDEGKLLMDGNPEEVCEKFIERSNSKFMNQ; encoded by the coding sequence ATGACCGTAACAGTCGAGAATTTAACAAAACGGTATGGAGAAAAGGTTGCTCTTGATAACGTTAGTTTTGACGTTAAAAAAGGGGATATCTTGGGCATTATCGGAAAATCCGGTGCTGGAAAAACGACTCTCATAAAGATACTTCGGGGCACTGAAAGTTTTGACGAAGGAAAAATCGAAGTTTCTGGAAAAACAGAAAATTTAAGGGAAATTACTGCAATTCACCTTCAGAGAAATTTTGCTTTGTGGGCAGAACCTGCAATATACAATATTATAAGAAAACTCTACGCAGTTAGAACCAATTCTGATGAAGGCCTTCCAGTTGAAGAAGAAATGGAAGAATATAGGAAAGATGCCACGGAAATTTTAAAATTGGTTGGTTTAGAACATAAAAGGGATGCTTACTCGAACATTCTAAGTGGCGGGGAAAAACAGAGACTCATTTTGGGAAGGCAGATTGCAAAAATTTATGCGAAAAATGGTGACGGGGTACTTTTACTCGATGAACCTGCAACAATGGCGTGTCCTGCATCAAAACAGATTCTTTTAGATGTTTTGAAAAATATCAATGAAAAATTAGGAGTTACGATCATTGTAACTTCACACCTTCCAGAAATTCATAAATACTTGTGTAAATCTTGCATTTTAATTGAAAACGGAAAAATAGTAATGAAAGATACTCCTGAAAAAGTAGTTGACGAATTTTTAAAAGATATGGTTGAAAAATACGGCAGAATATCTAAACCTACTGAAAAAACTATTGTAGAAGTTGAAAATGCGTCTAAAAGATACTACGTTGTAAATGGTGGAGAAACACTGAATTTAAAAGATATATCTTTTGAAGTTAAAGAAAAAGAGATTTTATCAATCCTTGGCCCAAGTGGAACCGGAAAATCCGTAATACTCAGACTTCTTGCAGGCCTTGAATCACCCGACAAAGGAGTAGTTAAATTAGAAGGAATCGATTTACTGGATTTTGGATGGGACAGGATGAATTTAAGAAGGAAAATTGGAATTATGCACCAAGAATTTTCCCTTGCACATTATTTAACGGTAAATGAACTTTTAAAATACAGACTTGGCGTAAAAAGTATTGAAACCGTTGAAAGCGCAAAATTAAAAGCTGCGGAACTTGGAATTTCTCCAAAAATGGTTGATGGACTCTACCAGCTTTTAGATCTTCCAGAAACTGAAATGAGAAACAAACTTGACAAAATTGGAATTTCTGAAATGGTTGTAAGAAAGCTTTTTCCTGCAAAACCTGTTGAATATGATGCAAATGAACTTTTAGATGCGCTTGATTTGAATAGAGAAACCTTGAACAAAAAACCAACTGAATTGAGTGGTGGGGAAAAAGTAAGAGTTGCAATGGCACTTCAGCTTGTATTGGAACCAGATATATTACTTTTAGACGAACCATTTGGAGATTTGGATCCATTAACACTTAGAGAAGTTTCAAATTACCTCAAAAAGATAAATGATACTGTTGGAACCACAATTATTATGATAAGCCACCACGTTGACTTGATAAAAGAGATCAGCGATCGTGCAATATTAATCGATGAAGGAAAACTCTTGATGGATGGAAATCCAGAAGAAGTCTGCGAAAAATTCATTGAAAGAAGTAATTCGAAGTTTATGAATCAATAA
- a CDS encoding phosphatase PAP2 family protein, protein MLLKSLQKTDIDLFYLVNSGVKNPFFDFLTIFISDTVYIYILLISYFSFKNDRKVLIQVLFAMFLLSILVFAVKYWISEPRPYEMLEGVILLKNMGTQPSFPSGHTTIAFGFWIIFTRNIKNSINLDSKKSFKIMLLLLWAFLVAFSRIYVGVHFPHDVLGGMLIGVVFGYIFIRFSEKIIK, encoded by the coding sequence ATGTTACTAAAAAGCTTACAAAAAACGGATATTGATTTATTTTATTTAGTAAATTCGGGAGTTAAAAACCCCTTTTTTGATTTTTTAACCATTTTTATAAGTGACACAGTATACATTTATATTTTGTTAATTTCGTACTTTTCATTTAAAAATGATAGAAAAGTTTTAATCCAAGTTTTATTCGCAATGTTTCTTCTGTCTATCCTTGTATTTGCTGTAAAATACTGGATAAGCGAGCCAAGGCCTTATGAAATGCTTGAAGGAGTAATTCTTTTAAAAAACATGGGAACGCAGCCATCCTTTCCAAGTGGGCATACAACAATTGCATTTGGATTTTGGATAATTTTTACAAGAAATATTAAAAATTCAATCAATTTAGATTCAAAAAAGTCATTTAAAATAATGCTGTTACTTTTATGGGCATTTTTGGTTGCATTTAGCAGAATTTACGTTGGAGTGCATTTCCCACACGATGTACTTGGAGGAATGCTTATTGGGGTAGTATTTGGATACATATTTATTAGATTTTCAGAAAAAATTATAAAATAA
- a CDS encoding LytS/YhcK type 5TM receptor domain-containing protein — protein sequence MDGRSKELQKDRENYKKVLYQHLIILSICINIIGVELVPILNIPTFLNAVGTIFAGILLGPFAGALVGLLTSIILGFFIDPGYFYFTFVSVMVGFITGYIFKEYPFNIKTVIGASIFISVITAIVGNTISYMALGGVAGEQIDKVTQILIERDLTHSLQ from the coding sequence TTGGACGGTAGATCGAAGGAGTTACAAAAAGACCGTGAAAACTATAAAAAAGTACTTTATCAGCATTTAATAATTCTTTCTATCTGCATCAACATAATTGGGGTGGAGTTAGTTCCCATTTTGAATATTCCTACATTTTTAAATGCAGTTGGAACTATTTTTGCAGGGATATTATTGGGCCCATTTGCGGGTGCACTGGTGGGACTTTTAACAAGTATTATTCTAGGTTTTTTTATAGATCCAGGATATTTTTATTTTACATTTGTCAGCGTAATGGTTGGATTTATTACAGGATATATTTTTAAAGAATATCCTTTTAACATAAAAACGGTTATCGGTGCATCGATCTTTATTTCGGTAATAACTGCAATTGTCGGAAATACGATAAGTTATATGGCGCTTGGAGGCGTTGCTGGAGAACAAATTGATAAAGTAACTCAAATTTTAATTGAGAGGGATTTAACACATTCTTTGCAGTAA